In Marasmius oreades isolate 03SP1 chromosome 3, whole genome shotgun sequence, a single window of DNA contains:
- a CDS encoding uncharacterized protein (CAZy:AA9): MFSTGKLSALAALALLPIVNAHYTFPSLKVNGVITPAWVNVRKTNNYNSRNPVIDVMSADFRCYNSETNAGASTIQVAAGAQLGIQSDGTIYHPGVVNVYMAKATGDINSFKGDGAVWFKVHEEPAVTDGGTSINWPSYNAPGITFTVPKNLPSGQYLVRMEHIALHSASTFQGAQFYISCAQVEITGGGNGTPGPLVAIPGVYNGREPGILINIYYPIPATYQQPGPRPWTG; the protein is encoded by the exons ATGTTCTCCACTGGCAAGCTCAGCGCGTTGGCCGCTTTGGCACTGCTCCCCATTGTCAATGCGCATTATACCTTTCCTTCCCTCAAG GTCAATGGCGTAATCACCCCTGCGTGGGTCAATGTTCGAAAGACCAATAACTACAACTCGAGAAACCCG GTTATCGATGTTATGAGCGCCGACTTCCGATGCTATAACAGCGAGACCAATGCTGGAGCCAGCACTATACAAGTTGCAGCTGGTGCGCAGCTTGGGATTCAGAGTGATGGAACTATCTATCATCCTGGC GTCGTCAATGTCTACATGGCGAAAGCCACCGGTGACATCAATTCGTTCAAGGGCGACGGTGCCGTGTGGTTCAAG GTCCACGAAGAGCCTGCCGTAACCGACGGCGGAACGAGTATCAACTGGCCATCTTACA ATGCTCCTGGCATCACCTTTACCGTACCAAAGAACCTTCCCAGCGGACAATATCTAG TGCGGATGGAACATATCGCTCTTCACAGTGCCTCTACCTTCCAAGGAG CGCAATTCTACATTAGCTGTGCACAGGTCGAAATCACCGGTGGAGGGAACGGAACGCCAGGCCCGTTAGTCGCCATCCCGGGAGTTTACAATGGGCGG GAACCTGGAATCCTGATCAACATTTATTACCCTATTCCTGCTACTTACCAACAACCTGGTCCT CGTCCTTGGACTGGATGA